The uncultured Bacteroides sp. DNA segment AATAAGCTCTACCGTGCTGTTTCCTTTGTGAAAACAGGCTTCAAGCACCGTCAATTCAGCCGGATATTGAGGATCTTGCTCCAAATAAGCCACACGCAAATCTCTACGAAAAACAATATTTCCACTGTCATATCCTTCCTTACCGGAAAGGATATTAAGCAAAGTTGTTTTTCCCGCACCATTCTTGGCAATCAGCCCCATGCGTTGCCCTTCGGCTATGCCAAAAGATATATTTTGAAAAAGAACTAAGTCCCCAAACGATTTGGTGAGACCATCTACCTGTAAGTAACTTGCCATAAACTATTATTCAAGATAGATTTATCTACCGATTTCTTCAATTACATTTTTATATTCCTCTACAATATCGCAACGCTCGCCAGCCTTCACTTTTTTCCACACCAATTCCATCGGATCAATAAGCTTCCCCGTCTGTATATATTGCAGTACTGGTACCTCACGGTTGCCATCCATGAGCGTCTTCCATTCAAAGCCATCTATTTCATTGCCAAGAATAGTGCAAAGGGTTATGCCAAAGGCCATCCATACATCCCGTTGCGACTTCTCTATCTTGCCTCCATCCATCACCTGTTGGAGTTTAAACAGATCCTCTTCTACCCCTTGGAAGTCTTTTTTCAGGAGCTTCTTCACTGTAGACACCGCCCACTCATAGCCTTCATTAACCTGATAGATTTCCGACAGTCGGATAGGAATCGTTTCTGCAGGATATTTCACCCCATTCTGTCTTACTTCGAGTGAAGCAATGACCTCTTCCGCCTCCTTCACTTCACCACCTTTAAGAACGGTAAAACGACATTCAAAAGCAACATCGTTAATGCCTGTAATCCAGAGATGAGTTGTGTAATATTCCCCTTCTTCCTGAAACATTTCCTTGCTGTAAGCACACTCCAACTCGCCTATTTGAATAGAGGAAGCAGAGGGATTATCTTTCAATTCATCTAATACAGATTGTCGTCCATAAGTCATGGCATCAGCCGATTTAGCTTCCGCTTTGTATGCAGATATACGGAAATTGCCCGTCCATTTATCGGGATTATAGAAAAGAAAGCTGCCCTCACCATCTTCAAATTCATTCCAATTTGAAGGATATATCATTGAAAACCAAGCTCCCGGAGAGATAAATTTATTGCCCTGTTGCGTCATACTGCGTATTATTTATATTCGTAAAAAGCAATAGCCTAACATTTTCTTCGGCACAAAATCCACCGAAAAACGCCACATGCATTTTCATACTACAAAGTACGAGTATTTTCTTTAAATATTAAAATTACAAAGAATAAAAATAAGTACTATCTCACAAATCAGTAATACGAATTTTGGCCAACAGTTCACAAGTAACCTCGTTGAGCACCCCTAGTCGAGATGCAGCCATACCGTACTGCTCATAGATTGTTTCCTTATTCTCGAAAACAGGACAGACCCCTTCTCCTAGAGCCATCAATAAGTCTTGAAGAGTAATTTCAGACAAAGGTTTACATAACTCGTATGACGACAAAGCATTGGCTATTCCATCCGTGCGCAAACAGATGAGGCCCACTGATTCTAAATGGCTCAGCATCTCTTGAGTCGAAGAATCAGAAAAATCGCATAGATTGTCTTTCATGTATCCATGTCGATAGTACATATCATGAAGCAACGCTATAGCTTTTTTCGTATTCGAAGTTAACATAATCCCTTTGCAATCTTTTGGAGTTCTGTTACTTGACAGGTAACGGAAGCCTCAATATCTAAAATAAAAAAGTTAACTTGCTTTGAACCTACCAAAAGGGTAAATAGAGCTCCCAAAGGGGGTGACTTTATCTATTTATTGCACAACTAAAGCAAGCTTCATCAAAGTGACCTTATAAGCTAATATTTATATGTTAGGGTTTATTTGACCTTGATTAGTTAACGCTATCTCATAATACAACTTAAAAAAAACAAAATTAATCCATCCTTTTTCTACTAATTGTCAATTAATAAACGCACTCTAGATACAACCATCAATATTGACAATAGCCTTTGCTATCAGTAGTTGTATATTCTATCACGTCGTTTAAATAAGACTTTGTTTGAAAAATAAAGTTCAAAAATAAAACATTTTTCATTTGGTGCTTTTATAAATTAATTGAATCTTTGCAAGAATTAAACAAATTCCGTTACCTGTCAAGTAACAGAATGGATAGAATATACAACTAACTCCTTTCTATAAGCTATTTGCTTAATAATTATCATTTTCATTTTATTCTATATCTTATCCCAGAACATCTTTATTGAAAGACATTATTCTTAGACTTGAGAAATGGGGGTTTAGAAAATGAAGAGTCTTTCTCTTCTTTGAAATCAAGCAATGCAATCACCTTTCTATTTGCATTGCGCAGCGTACGATTCTCAAATGAAGCAAGATAAGTATAGGTAACTTTTTCAGAAGCATGTCCAAGGGATTCACTAATTACAGCAACAGGGATGCCCTGACGATAAGCAGCCGTAGCCCATGAATGGCGTGCCACGTAAGAAGTTAGGGGAGTTTTTAATCTCAATATTTCAGAAAGACGTGCCAATCTTTTATTATAAAGACGTAACGCACTTTGATACTGCCGATATTCATTAGATCCCGGATGGCTAATGATTGGCAACAAGTAAGGAGAATCTTTAGTCAGGATTGCATATTTACGAATGAGCGCTTGAGCACAAGGTTCCAAAGCAACGGTAAGCAGACGATTCGTTTTACTTCGTCGATACCTCAGTACCCCCATCCGAATATCACTTTTACGCAAATGTGCAAGGTCGACAAACGGAATGCCACGCAAGAAAAAAGAGAGTAGAAAGATGTCGCGGGCAAAAATCAATTCAGAAAATTCTCCCAACTCAACCTCATTCAGCCGTTTAATCACATTAGGCGATGCCGCACGCTTCTCTGATGAATCAGTGCCTGTGAAAACCTCATCAAAGAGCCCGATAACAGGCGTTGCTACTCCTCGTCGACAAGCCTGATTACAGATAGAGCGCAACATGCGCATATACAACGATACGGAATTTCGCTTGCATCCGTCTGCATAAAGGTGCAGTTCATACTGTTTTAGCAACGCAGGCGTCAGTTCATCGAAAGTCAGCGTATCACGTTGCATAAAGAGATTCAATCTACGAATAGAGCTAATATACGATCGCGCCGTGCCATGTCGTTCAGATTGCACCAGCTTTCCGGCTAGTGTAGTTACAAAATCGGTAATACTGTTCATTCTTTATAATTTTGGTTTGAGAAGACAAAATAAACAGTGTTTTGCGACATATCAGCATAAGACGGCATTTCATTGAAAAAGTCATTAACAAATTATAATTTAAACTTCTACGTTGTTTTAATGGAGAAGATGTTGATTGTTTTACCTTTAATCCCGCTGCATTCTATAAAAAACAAATTTAAGATTCTCTCAAAGTTTAAAATTAACAAATGGATGAACTGAAATGACGGAATTCAGCTCTATTAAATCTAAAAGAGGTGGCCTAACTGACCACCTCTTTCAAACAAAATTAATATTATTCTTTTGTATCCCACCAAACCGGACGAGACCAATTAGTCGTTAATAACGCTTCCGGATTTGAGGCGAGTAGATTATCCGAATTATAATTACGCTCATGAGAGCACTGAATCATACGACGAAACCAATAACGAGTATCGGTATTCACCGTGCCAGTCATTTTGGTGTTACCCGAATTATAGTCAAACTCATAAGGGCGTTTAAAATCAGGATAAACGACACCAAATTCACCAGGAGTACTATAGTCGAAGCGACGCATGTCATTCCAGTTTTGGAGTGAGAAAGAACATGCTATAAACTTCTGTTGCATAATCTTAGCCATGGTTAAGTCGCCTACATTCTGAGCAACCGCCGAACTTCCCAGAAAGGCATCTATTTTTGATTGCTCCATTGAATATTTATTCGGGTTAACATTGGTAATATAAGTACTCAACTTCTGATTCATCAATTCCATGTGAGACCGAATACCATCTTTGTATGCCGTCAACGCAGTTCCTTTTTCTCCTTTACGGAACAATACCTCGGCTTTAATGAAACAAAGCTCTGAGTAAGTAAGCAACATGCCGGGAGCATCCGGGCGAGTGAAGAATGATCCGGTAGACAAGATGCGACCATCAGCATCTTTGTATGTGTCATCATTTCCATCCATTAAACTCTTTTGAGCAGCAAACATTGCTCCCTGAGAACGTAGATTGACATAAATAGTATCACCTGCTCTAGCGGCATCAGTACTGGCAACAAAAAATCTCTTCGCATTATCGCTAGAAGATAATCCAAGAATCTTTCTTACCGCCGTTGATGTATCATCAGTTCCCAAAGCTGCATAAGAAGCCAAGATAGGCCCATTCTTTGTACGAATATTGCTATTCATCACATCAATTGGCACTGTACGAACCAATTTCAAAACTCCATTTATCTTTTGCTGTGAAGAAGGAAGTATCTTATCCGTACGCGGATCTTCCACATTACTACCACCGGTAAACGTGTTAGTTAACAAGTCAGCATACCACTTAGTATAAAAGAAATACGTATTCATACCTATGCCATCATACAAAATTGATGTCTTCAATGGATCACCCAGAAGCACATCCTTGTCTGTATCCCCCTCATCATTATAATGTTTCACGACAGTAGCTTCACTGTTCGACTGAGCAGCATGAGATAAAGCATCCAGAATCGCATCAGGATCATAAAGATCGCTTTTTTTAGAAAGATTATTCAACCAACGGGCTTTCAATCCATAAGCAAGCTTTATCCATTTTTGTACATCACCACCATTCCATCCATCTCCTTTTGAAAGTGCAGTAGCTGTTACAGGTTGCTCTTTTTGCAAATAAGTAATGGCTGTATCCAACTTAGCAACGCATGCTTTAAAAATAGTTTCTCCTGTATCATATTTAGGAGTCAAAGCATCGCCTACCGCTTCTGTAAATGGCATTTCTCCATACCAGTCAACCATTGTCATATATCCCCAAGCTTCTATTATTTTAGTAGCTCCAATGTAGTGCCACGCTTCTTCCTCAGTTGCTTTTTTAAGCATATCAGGAATATTTGCCGCACAACCGATAAACCACATTTGATAAGGAGTTGTAGTAGATCCAATTATGGGATTCCAAGCACAAAGTTCATTATGAGCATTCCCAGTCGACCAAGTACGAGTTAAAACACCGGTTATCATAGCCGAACGCAATCCGGCCGTTTCATACGCATATTGAAAATAGTGTTGCATGGAAGTCAGCCTATTATTTACGGCGATAGCAGAACTCGCAGGCGAGTCAGTACTTTCATTTACATCCAGCCACTCACTACAAGAAGCAAAGCTCACTATCAAAAGCAAAGCTAAACAGATATATTTTATTTTATTCATATCTATATTTTTTAATAGAACGTTAATTATCAGAATGTAAAGTTTAACCCAAATGACATTCCTGCAGTAGACGGAACACCGCAATAGTCGATACCAACAGAACTAGAGCCAACGGCTCCTGAGCCGGCAGCACTATTTTCAGGGTCCAACCCTTTATAGTTAGTCCATAACAATAGGTTTGTCCCCGAAATATTGGCTGTAAGCCCCTTAATAAATTTAGTTTTAGCCAACCAAACCTTTGGGAACGAATAAGAAAGAGAAACAGAACGCAAACGCAGCCAGTTAGTATCGGTCATATAGTTACTTGATTCATAAGCGTAATATGTCTTGTAATATTGTTGGATAATATACTTTCCACTTTGGGCATTAGTGGTTCCTTCAGGAACTTCTACTCCTTTGAGGTAAAACTTATTGGCGTCAAAGTTATAACTCTTTTTGTCATATGCATCACCATTCTTCACAACACCATCAATCGTTATTGATTCGCGGTTCACACTACGCATACTTAAACCCGCATCCGTGAGATAATAATCGGTTCCGTTATAAATATCACCTCCAATCCTGAAGTCAAATAGAAATGACAGGTTCCATCCTTTATAAGAGATACTATTATTTAATCCACCAATTAATTTAGGTTCACGATTACCTATTTCATAAGTTGTCAATCCATCATAAGTCGGCATACCCGATTTAGGATCAAGAATAACATTACCTTCTGGATCTCTAGCCCATTTAGAGCCAGATATAGCCATAAAGTTTCCACCATTGAACGATGCTGCTTTCGCATTGCCCACTTGCACATCTGTTACATATAATATGTTCACACCATTTATAAGATCATTGACCTTACCACGATTTCCCGAAAGATTCAATGTCATATCCCACGTCAAATCTTTCGTTTTGATAGGTTGACCAGTAATAGAAAGTTCCATTCCTTTATTGGTGATCGTGCCAATATTTGAACTTAACAAAATATATCCAGTTGTTTGGCTCAAGCGAGGGCTTACAATCTGATTTATACTCTTATTGGAATAATAAGTATAATCAAAACCCAAGCGACCATTAAAGAACCGCATTTCCAAACCTAACTCAGTAGATTTCGTTCTTTCAGGTTCCAGATTAGGATTACCCTTAGTCCAGAAATTACTAGTTCCGTATCCTGCCAGATGAGCAGTAGGAGCCCACGTAGTAGTTATAACACTACCAGGTTCAGCATCCTTACCTACCCCAGCATGAGAAACTCGTAATTTACCAAAAGACAAGACATTATTTTCAGGCAACAATTCAGTAAAAATGAAAGATCCATTAAAGGAAGGATAAAAATAGCTTCTATTGTCAATCGGAAGTGTAGACGTCCAGTCATTACGCCCTGTTACAGATAAATATAGCAGACTCTTATAAGAAACTCTAAATTCGCCATATCCTCCAACTAACCTTTTACGAGAACTTATTTGTTGTTGCTTTTTATTTTTATTAAGAATATTATTAAAACTGTAAATACCATCAACACTGAAGTTGTATCCCATTACGCGATCAGTCTTAATCTTAGTATCTTCAGCCGTATGTCCCAAAAGCAAATCAAAACCAACATCGCCTATTTTCTTATTAAAATTAAGCATTAAATTAGAAGAAAGATATTCATACGTTCTATTACTCTCCGATAACATCCCGTTCTGCCAGTCGGATATAACTCCTCCTCCGGGAGCAATAAGAGTTCTCGAAGTAGTCGTGTAACGGTCGATCCCTGCTTTATAAACAATATTCATCCAACTAGCCACATTGTAGTTCAGGTTTATAGAACCTGTTAAGCGATTGGTTTTATCCGTCATCTTATTTTTATTAATAGTCCAATAAGGATTATCATCATCATCTTCTACCTTTTGAAGCCCTTTGAACATACGCCACCTAGTGCCATCTTCATTTAAATAGTGCTTCATATCATCACTACGAGAGTAGCCATAAACACCCTGCATTGCTCCCGTACCGGAAGAGTTGAATAGACCTCCACTTGTTAATGTTTTATCTAGACTAGAAGCAGTATAGGCAACATTCGCCCCAACAGTTAAATCTCCATATTTTTGTTCACCATTGAAACGAAACGTATTTTTCACATATCCCGTAGACGGGATGATTCCATCTTGATCAAATCTGGAAGCTGAAAGAAAGAAACTATTATTCTTTCCGCCACCTGAAATACTAGCACTATTATCAAAAATAGATGAATTTTGGAAAAAATCGCCCACATTATCATAGACAGTTTCTCCATCAGCAAATTTCTGTCCCCACGAATTCGTTGTGAAATCGCTGAAAACTCCGGAACCATTATAAGTTCCTCGTTTGTAAACAGACTGTTGTTCGGGCAGACGGTTAACCCAGTTAGTACTGAGTTTAGTGCTCACATTCACCTGAACATTGCCCTCAGTACCTTTTTTAGTCGTAATAATAATAGCCCCTGCTGCAGCTTTAGATCCATAAAGAGCAGCAGCAGTAGGACCTTTCAACACTGACATGCTTTCTACATCTTCAGGATTGATATCCATCACACGATTACTGTATGTAGAAGATGTGCGTTGTGCACCATCAAAACCACTATCTCCACCTATGCTCGTACCATTATCAAAAATAACACCATCAATCACAAAGAGTGGTTGATTATCACGTTCCAATGAAGTACCACCACGAAGAACGATTTGCGAACCTGCCCCTGCAGCACCACCACCCTGAGTAATATTAACACCAGCCACTTTACCATTAAGGGAGTTAATAACATTAGCACTTTTATTTTTTAAAAGTTCATCACTCTTAATATCCTGTACCGCATACCCCAATGCTTTCTTTTCTTTCTTGATACCCATGGCGGTAACCACCACTTCGCTAAGTGCTTGAGCATCATCGACCAACACAATCTTATATACCGTAGGCACTCCCACAGTTAACTCTTTTTTAGCATAGCCAACATAGGATATAACTAAAACGGCTCCTTGAGAAGCATTTAAGGTAAACTTTCCATCAATATCGGTAATAGTACCGCTACCTGTACCTTTTACCAACACACTGGCACCAATAATGGGCTCACCTTTTGAATCAACAATTGTTCCTGAGATTTTCTTTATTTGCTGAGTACTTTGAGAGGCTAATATATCCGAATTACCGACTGCATTCGCCGGAGAAGATATAGAAAGCCCTAATACGGCAAAAAAGACGAATGATAAGCAATAATTTCTTTTCATAAGCTTTGTATTTTTGGGTTTGTTTGCAAACTTATGAAATATTTTAGAAACAAGAAGAAGAAATAGATTAAATAAAAGCAAATAAACATTAAACCATTTGTATTTATATTCTAAAAACGTTTTTAATAACAAAAACATCATTAAAAACCGTACTTAAACATCAATCAAAAAGTAAAAAGGAAATTAATAAAAAACAATAGCAAACAATATGATTATATTAGATAAAGTAGAATATCAATATCACATAATAACCCAACATACAGTATCATATATGAAAAAATATAAAAATAACCATTTAAACCAAAATAAAGATTAGTTATGCTAATTAAAAATAAAAAGATATAAAGCGGCACTGTCCATAATTTTGTGTAAACTATATTCGGGTTCGAGCTTTAGTCGAGTGCTAAAGTTCGATTCTGTTTTCAAAGATAACTAAAAATTGATTCATAACCACACCCCAATTTCTTATAGGCATCGTCCATTTCTTTTCAATCTCACTAATAGCCAACCAAACGGACTTTCTGAGGGCATCGTCAGTAGGAAATGATAATTTTGTTTTGGTATATTTCCGTATCTTGCCATTCAGATTTTCGATTAAATTGGTTGTATAAATGATAGTACGTATCTCTATGGGAAAATCAAAGAAAGCAGTCAGATCGTTCCAGTTGCGATGCCAACTTTGTACGGCATGACGATATTTAGCACCCCATTTTCGCTCAAATTCTTCCAATGCGATGGCTGCTTGGTCTCGATTGACGGAGGTATAAATCTCTTTCATATCAGCCGTAAACTCTTTTAAATCCTTCCATACAACATATCTACATGAATTACGTATTTGATGTACCACACATATTTGAGTTGTGGATTGGGGAAATACAGCACGTATGGTTTCGGTAAAGCCATTTAGGTTGTCAGTTACCGTTATAAGTATATCCTCCACACCACGTGCTTTGAGATCCGTTAGAACAGACATCCAAAAAGAAGAGCTTTCAGTCTTCCCGATCCACATACCAAGAACTTCTTTGTAGCCACGGTTATTAAGCCCCACACATAGATAAACAGTCTTGTTTATAACTTTTCCTGATTCTCTAACCTTGAATACGATGCCATCCATCCAAACAATCATATATAATCGTTCTAGCGGGCGATTCTGCCACTCAATTGCAGCCTGAGTGACTTTATTGGTAATGATTGATATTGCACTGGTTGAGAGGCTTATTTGATAAATATCTCGTAACTCATCCTCAATATCAGATACGCTCATTCCCTTTGCATAAAGAGAGATAACCAGGCGTTCTATAGATAAACCACGACTTTGATGTTTGGGAACCACAATAGGTTCAAACTCTCCTTTGCGATCACGAGGAACTTCGATTAGATGCTCACCATGCTCGCTCTGAATCTTCTTGCTAAAGCTTCCATTGCGAGAGTTACCACTGTTATAACCATCAGTACTATGCTTGTCATAACCTAAATGGGCATCCATCTCACCCTGAAGCATTTGTTCCAATACTTGAGAATGAAGATCTTTGAGAAACTGACTAACATCTTCCTCTGTCTTGAATTGACTCAAGAACTCTTTACTGAGCATCTCGGCAGGAACTGCCTGGCGCTTTTCTCGTTTTGACATAACACTATCCATATTTTTATTTTTAAAGATAAAAAAAATAACTCGAATCTAAAGACCCGAGCTAGAGTTTACACAATATATTGGATAGTGCCTATAAAGCACTCAGCTTTCTATTTTCCTATTGGCTGAATTTTCCTTCGCACTTCTTTCGATATCTCCAAAAACATATAGTTCAACCTGCCGGAATGTATACCTGCTTTATTTTGCTTGTATTTCTTAGTGGCATACTCTTTGGATTTCTCGAAGGCAATGTACGACATCTGGTTCTGAGACTTCCCTACCATTGTAGAATCGAGCTGTTCGTCAGGGAAGAAATCGTCAAGATCTACATCACCAATCATTGTCGTTTCCAGAAAACTCATACCTTTATGCTTGCTATCCGTATAATATCCCACAAACATGTGCCCCGGAGTACGCACCAATATAGGGTCGATATTAACGGCACGCAACAATGAGGCGATGAGCACACTACCATCTACACAGTTGATCTGCGAAGATGCCAACGCATCATCGAAGGTGCGCACTCGTTGCGAATAGACTACATTACTTGATAAGCTGGTGTTAGAAACCGAACTGTAACGAAAGCCACGCTTCTGCAAAACATTCCATAGCGCATATACTTGTTTATCTACCGCACCGGGCTTTGTATTCTGATAACCAAGGAAACGATTGACAATGCGGGTATTGAGAGCTTCACGTAATAGTTTATCTATCATCGGATTATCTTCATTCACATAAGCAGCAAAGAAAATTCCTGTGTCATGAAAATCGGTTCCATTACTTACATACCCAAGCAAACATTCATTCAGACTACGGACAGAGAAAGTACGTACGCGCTGACCAAGATCTTTCCCGCCAAGCTCTACCGTGATGGCCACACTAATAGGGGTTGCCTGATCATTATCTAATAATGCTCCGTAGTTCCATATTATATCCGGATAGATCGTATACTCCGTCCGGGCTTTTTCGAGAACGAACTCGGAGACTGACTGAGAAAAGAAAGGTGTTTCAGCAACATTAATACGAACACGTGTATAAGAAGAACGCGACCTGACACGAATAGAGATGCATGATTTAGGATTCCCAACATAAAACGAGTCGGAAGGTTGAATAACCTGCGCGTCAGTAGTGGCTACCGATAAAATAGCCGAAGGGAATATATTTCCTCCCAATTCATCGGTTATCTCAAAGTCTGAACGGAAAAAAGAGAATTTAAACACATATATCAATCCTATGACTAAAAGAAGAGCGCCGGCAATGCCGAAAATCGTCTTTTTCTGTAAGTTAAAGTTTATCCGCACCATGTTTTGAGGTTTATTTATACTAACAAAGATACAGCATTATTTTATGAATAGCGACCATTGTCACAAAAACGTAACAGGTGTTTCATTTTTCTGTAATAAAAGTATCTCACCTTTGTAGCGAAGAAAATAAAAGTTTAACTTTGCAAATAGTGAAAAGTAAATGATCTGCACTGTTTTAACTACAAAAAAACAAAAACCTATGAATGATTACCGTATTTTAGTTGTGGACGATGAAGAAGATCTTTGTGAAATTCTCAAGTTTAATCTCGAAAATGAAGGTTATGAGGTAGATACAGCCAACTCTGCTGAAGAAGCGCTAAAGAAAGATATAAGCAGCTACGATCTGCTACTGCTAGATGTGATGATGGGAGAAATCTCTGGTTTCAAAATGGCTAATGTGCTGAAAAAAGACAAGAAGACAGCAAACGTACCCATCATATTTATCACTGCTAAAGATACGGAGAATGATACTGTAACAGGATTTAACCTCGGAGCAGACGATTATATATCTAAACCTTTCTCACTGAGAGAGGTTATCGCCCGGGTAAAAGCTGTGCTCAAGCGCACCGCAACAGCAGAAACAGAGAAAGTACCCGAACGCATTGTGTACCAATCACTAGTCATTGACATTACTAAAAAGAAAGTAAGCATTGATGAGAAAGAGATTTCTTTA contains these protein-coding regions:
- a CDS encoding site-specific integrase — its product is MNSITDFVTTLAGKLVQSERHGTARSYISSIRRLNLFMQRDTLTFDELTPALLKQYELHLYADGCKRNSVSLYMRMLRSICNQACRRGVATPVIGLFDEVFTGTDSSEKRAASPNVIKRLNEVELGEFSELIFARDIFLLSFFLRGIPFVDLAHLRKSDIRMGVLRYRRSKTNRLLTVALEPCAQALIRKYAILTKDSPYLLPIISHPGSNEYRQYQSALRLYNKRLARLSEILRLKTPLTSYVARHSWATAAYRQGIPVAVISESLGHASEKVTYTYLASFENRTLRNANRKVIALLDFKEEKDSSFSKPPFLKSKNNVFQ
- a CDS encoding SusD/RagB family nutrient-binding outer membrane lipoprotein, whose translation is MNKIKYICLALLLIVSFASCSEWLDVNESTDSPASSAIAVNNRLTSMQHYFQYAYETAGLRSAMITGVLTRTWSTGNAHNELCAWNPIIGSTTTPYQMWFIGCAANIPDMLKKATEEEAWHYIGATKIIEAWGYMTMVDWYGEMPFTEAVGDALTPKYDTGETIFKACVAKLDTAITYLQKEQPVTATALSKGDGWNGGDVQKWIKLAYGLKARWLNNLSKKSDLYDPDAILDALSHAAQSNSEATVVKHYNDEGDTDKDVLLGDPLKTSILYDGIGMNTYFFYTKWYADLLTNTFTGGSNVEDPRTDKILPSSQQKINGVLKLVRTVPIDVMNSNIRTKNGPILASYAALGTDDTSTAVRKILGLSSSDNAKRFFVASTDAARAGDTIYVNLRSQGAMFAAQKSLMDGNDDTYKDADGRILSTGSFFTRPDAPGMLLTYSELCFIKAEVLFRKGEKGTALTAYKDGIRSHMELMNQKLSTYITNVNPNKYSMEQSKIDAFLGSSAVAQNVGDLTMAKIMQQKFIACSFSLQNWNDMRRFDYSTPGEFGVVYPDFKRPYEFDYNSGNTKMTGTVNTDTRYWFRRMIQCSHERNYNSDNLLASNPEALLTTNWSRPVWWDTKE
- a CDS encoding DUF3805 domain-containing protein is translated as MTQQGNKFISPGAWFSMIYPSNWNEFEDGEGSFLFYNPDKWTGNFRISAYKAEAKSADAMTYGRQSVLDELKDNPSASSIQIGELECAYSKEMFQEEGEYYTTHLWITGINDVAFECRFTVLKGGEVKEAEEVIASLEVRQNGVKYPAETIPIRLSEIYQVNEGYEWAVSTVKKLLKKDFQGVEEDLFKLQQVMDGGKIEKSQRDVWMAFGITLCTILGNEIDGFEWKTLMDGNREVPVLQYIQTGKLIDPMELVWKKVKAGERCDIVEEYKNVIEEIGR
- a CDS encoding response regulator transcription factor, producing the protein MNDYRILVVDDEEDLCEILKFNLENEGYEVDTANSAEEALKKDISSYDLLLLDVMMGEISGFKMANVLKKDKKTANVPIIFITAKDTENDTVTGFNLGADDYISKPFSLREVIARVKAVLKRTATAETEKVPERIVYQSLVIDITKKKVSIDEKEISLTKKEFEILFLLLQNKGRVFSREDILSRIWSDEVYVLDRTIDVNITRLRKKIDVYGKRIVTRLGYGYCFETE
- a CDS encoding IS256 family transposase — its product is MLSKEFLSQFKTEEDVSQFLKDLHSQVLEQMLQGEMDAHLGYDKHSTDGYNSGNSRNGSFSKKIQSEHGEHLIEVPRDRKGEFEPIVVPKHQSRGLSIERLVISLYAKGMSVSDIEDELRDIYQISLSTSAISIITNKVTQAAIEWQNRPLERLYMIVWMDGIVFKVRESGKVINKTVYLCVGLNNRGYKEVLGMWIGKTESSSFWMSVLTDLKARGVEDILITVTDNLNGFTETIRAVFPQSTTQICVVHQIRNSCRYVVWKDLKEFTADMKEIYTSVNRDQAAIALEEFERKWGAKYRHAVQSWHRNWNDLTAFFDFPIEIRTIIYTTNLIENLNGKIRKYTKTKLSFPTDDALRKSVWLAISEIEKKWTMPIRNWGVVMNQFLVIFENRIEL
- a CDS encoding SusC/RagA family TonB-linked outer membrane protein, whose protein sequence is MKRNYCLSFVFFAVLGLSISSPANAVGNSDILASQSTQQIKKISGTIVDSKGEPIIGASVLVKGTGSGTITDIDGKFTLNASQGAVLVISYVGYAKKELTVGVPTVYKIVLVDDAQALSEVVVTAMGIKKEKKALGYAVQDIKSDELLKNKSANVINSLNGKVAGVNITQGGGAAGAGSQIVLRGGTSLERDNQPLFVIDGVIFDNGTSIGGDSGFDGAQRTSSTYSNRVMDINPEDVESMSVLKGPTAAALYGSKAAAGAIIITTKKGTEGNVQVNVSTKLSTNWVNRLPEQQSVYKRGTYNGSGVFSDFTTNSWGQKFADGETVYDNVGDFFQNSSIFDNSASISGGGKNNSFFLSASRFDQDGIIPSTGYVKNTFRFNGEQKYGDLTVGANVAYTASSLDKTLTSGGLFNSSGTGAMQGVYGYSRSDDMKHYLNEDGTRWRMFKGLQKVEDDDDNPYWTINKNKMTDKTNRLTGSINLNYNVASWMNIVYKAGIDRYTTTSRTLIAPGGGVISDWQNGMLSESNRTYEYLSSNLMLNFNKKIGDVGFDLLLGHTAEDTKIKTDRVMGYNFSVDGIYSFNNILNKNKKQQQISSRKRLVGGYGEFRVSYKSLLYLSVTGRNDWTSTLPIDNRSYFYPSFNGSFIFTELLPENNVLSFGKLRVSHAGVGKDAEPGSVITTTWAPTAHLAGYGTSNFWTKGNPNLEPERTKSTELGLEMRFFNGRLGFDYTYYSNKSINQIVSPRLSQTTGYILLSSNIGTITNKGMELSITGQPIKTKDLTWDMTLNLSGNRGKVNDLINGVNILYVTDVQVGNAKAASFNGGNFMAISGSKWARDPEGNVILDPKSGMPTYDGLTTYEIGNREPKLIGGLNNSISYKGWNLSFLFDFRIGGDIYNGTDYYLTDAGLSMRSVNRESITIDGVVKNGDAYDKKSYNFDANKFYLKGVEVPEGTTNAQSGKYIIQQYYKTYYAYESSNYMTDTNWLRLRSVSLSYSFPKVWLAKTKFIKGLTANISGTNLLLWTNYKGLDPENSAAGSGAVGSSSVGIDYCGVPSTAGMSFGLNFTF